AAGCACGGCATCCGCAGCAACCTGGTCTCGGCCGGTCCGCTGCGCACCATGGCGGCCAAGTCGATCCCGGGCTTCGAGCAGTTCGAGGAGGCCTGGTCGGAGCGGGCGCCGCTGGGCTGGGACCTGAGCGACACCGAGCCGACCGCGCGGGCCATCTGCGCGCTGCTCTCCGACTGGTTCCCGGCGACGACGGGTGAGATGGTCCACGTCGACGGGGGCTACCACGCGCTCGGGGCCTGAGCGGTGACAGGATGGACGGGTGGCTTACGACGCGTTCGTCCTGCTCTCCTTCGGCGGTCCGGAGAAACCCGATGACGTGATGCCGTTCCTGCGCAACGTGGTGCGCGGGCGCGGCGTTCCGGACGAGCGCCTCGCCGAGGTGCGTGAGCACTACATGCACTTCGGCGGGGTGTCCCCGATCAACCAGCAGTGCCGCGACCTGCTGGCCGCGGTGTCGGCCGAGTTCGCGGCGCACGACATCGCGCTGCCGGCGTACTGGGGCAATCGGAACTGGCACCCGATGCTCGCGGACACCGTGGCGCGGATGCGGGACGACGGTGTCGAGCACGCGCTCGGCTTCGCCACCAGTGCGTACGGTGGCTATTCGTCCTGCAAGCAGTACTGGGAGGACATCGCCGCGGCGCGCAAGGCGGTCGGGCCGAAAGCCCCGCGGATCAGCAAGCTGCGGCAGTTCCACGACCACCCGGGCTTCGTCGAGCCGAACGCCGAAGCGGTCCGGGCCGCCCTGGCCACCCTGGACCCGGCCCGCCGCGCCACCACCCGGATCGTCTTCACCGCGCACTCGATCCCGGTCAGCATGGCCCGCACCGCGGGTCCCTCCGGTGGCCGTTACACCGCTCAGCTGGAGGAGACCGCCCGCCTGGTCCACGCCCGCGCGGCCGACGACCTGGGCTGGGACCTGGTCTGGCAGAGCCGCTCCGGCCCGCCGCACATCCCGTGGCTGGAGCCGGACGTCAACGATCACCTCGAGGCGCTGGCCGAGAAGGGCGTCACCGACGTGGTGGTCAGCCCGATCGGCTTCGTCTCCGATCACCTCGAAGTGATCTGGGACCTGGACAACGAGGCGAGGGAGACCGCCGCCCGGCTCGGTCTCGGGTACGCCCGGGCCGTCACCCCCGGCGTCCACCCACGATTCGTCGCCATGGTGCGCGAGCTCGTCGAGGAGCGACTGGGTGATCAAGCGCACACCAGGCTGGGTACGCTCCCGACCTGGGACGTCTGCCCGGCGGACTGCTGCCCCCCTGCGAAACGACCTGGAGCCGCTGCATGAAGGAACGCAAAGCCATCGAGAGCTGGCTCACCGACATGGACGGCGTGCTCGTCCACGAGGGTGAGCCGGTCCCGGGCGCGCCCGAGTTCGTCAACCGGATGAAGGCGTCCGGCAAACCGTTCCTGATCCTCACCAACAACTCCATCTACACGCCGCGTGACCTGCAGGCCCGCCTCACCCGGATGGGCTTCGAGGTGGACGAGCAGTCGATCTGGACGGCCGCCCTGGCCACCGCGCAGTTCCTGGCCGACCAGCGGCCCGGCGGCACGGCGTACGTGATCGGCGAGGCCGGCCTGACCACCGCGATGCACGCGTCCGGTTACGTGCTCACCGAGTTCGACCCGGACTACGTGGTGCTCGGCGAGACCCGGACGTACAGCTTCGAGGCGATCACCAAGGCGATCCGGCTGATCAACGGCGGCGCCCGGTTCATCTGCACCAACCCGGACGCCACCGGCCCGTCCACCGAGGGGCTGCTGCCGGCGGCCGGCTCGGTCGCCGCGATGATCTCCCGGGCGAC
Above is a genomic segment from Actinoplanes ianthinogenes containing:
- a CDS encoding ferrochelatase is translated as MAYDAFVLLSFGGPEKPDDVMPFLRNVVRGRGVPDERLAEVREHYMHFGGVSPINQQCRDLLAAVSAEFAAHDIALPAYWGNRNWHPMLADTVARMRDDGVEHALGFATSAYGGYSSCKQYWEDIAAARKAVGPKAPRISKLRQFHDHPGFVEPNAEAVRAALATLDPARRATTRIVFTAHSIPVSMARTAGPSGGRYTAQLEETARLVHARAADDLGWDLVWQSRSGPPHIPWLEPDVNDHLEALAEKGVTDVVVSPIGFVSDHLEVIWDLDNEARETAARLGLGYARAVTPGVHPRFVAMVRELVEERLGDQAHTRLGTLPTWDVCPADCCPPAKRPGAAA
- a CDS encoding HAD-IIA family hydrolase, whose product is MGRLPGGLLPPCETTWSRCMKERKAIESWLTDMDGVLVHEGEPVPGAPEFVNRMKASGKPFLILTNNSIYTPRDLQARLTRMGFEVDEQSIWTAALATAQFLADQRPGGTAYVIGEAGLTTAMHASGYVLTEFDPDYVVLGETRTYSFEAITKAIRLINGGARFICTNPDATGPSTEGLLPAAGSVAAMISRATGVKPYFVGKPNPMMMRSALNAIGAHSETTAMIGDRMDTDVLCGLEAGLETILVLTGISSRMESETYPYRPSRIVNSVADLIDEI